Below is a window of Lawsonibacter asaccharolyticus DNA.
AACAGGTAGTCCAGTGCGTCGTTCCATCCACTCAGCGATTCGGTATCCGGCTTCATCCACATCACCGAATGCGAAATCCAGATCGGATCTTCCTTTGCCACAGTAGGGAGTTCCCCGACTTGGCAGCCAGTTTTGTACGCCAGGAAATCCAACAGAGACATTTCGATAACCATCGTATTCCAAGAGGAGAACAACATCTCCTCCAGACACCTCCCAAAAACATACTTGTTGCTGCGAACGACGGAGCAAAATATTTTTTGAACACCAACGCTTGTAGCAATGACACCCAGATGTCCCATCAGCACTATATCTTGGGCTTAACTGCTATCATATCACAAACCAGAATCATACAACACCGAAGATGCACAAACCTAGTTTGTGCCAAATTCCAGTTCCTGCCGCAAGCCAGGACCACACAGCAGGAAAGGAGAGGCTATATCCGGACACCCAGCTTATGCCATTTCCTAATCCGACTATGACCTGGTTATTCACAACAACAGACTTCTTAAAAGTTGGCTCAATACAGAAAATTCTGATCGTTGCTGGTGCCAGAGAAAAATCCTGCAAAAGAAGGGATGGAAAACATGAGTCGGCTCAAGATACTCTCCCGCGTAATAGTGCCGAAACCGCGGGAGTCGTAGGAGTTATCCCGGTTGTCGCCCATAACAAAATACTCACCCTCTGGAACAATAATCTCAGGCATATCCCGGTACATAGTATTGGCAGGGTCAGTGTTGAACACAACATAGGGCTCATCCAAAGCCTCATCGTTGACATAAACAACTCCATCGGCCAAAGATACGGTATCGCCGGGCAGACCAATGACTCGCTTCTCATAGTAGACTTTGCCGCCCGTCAAAATAGACGCCTGCTCGGTTGGATTCTCAGGGTTAAACAGCACAATGTCGCCTCGCTCAATGTCGGACACGACAGGACCGTAGAGGGCTAAGTCTCCGACAGACAGAGTGGGAACCATTGACGAAGACGCCGTATAGGCAAACTTGAAGTTGGGCCGCAAAATACCGAAGATGACAACAAGCAGCAGGGCAGTCGCTGCCATCATGGCATACCATAGCTTGGTCTGTGCTTTGTCCAGATCAGCCCAGGTGTACTTGTTTTCAATAACATCATTGCCTTGTTTGACAACGACAAACTCATTTATATCAACATTCTTTTTCATAGCCAATCTTTTCCCTCCTGTAGGTTTCGTCCTTTGGACTCTTTTTCCTTTCATGAAAATTTGGCCGTTTTGTACGACCGTCCTCCTTCCAATGTTGTCAAGAACAATCAGCGAAGCTGTAAAAGAAGAGAACGCATTGCGCGGGACGCAATAATAAACTGCAGGCTCATTGCAGCAAAAACAATCAGCATCGCATGGATGCCGAAGAAGATATGGGTCAGGAAAATGGCTGCAAGAAACCAGGCCTCCGCCCGGGGACGCAGGTCGGCGCCAAAAGCCTCGAAGATGATCGCCAAAAAGGGCACGCCATCTGCCTTGACGATAGAACGCTCAACATAGAAAATGAAGAGCCAAACAGCCAACATGCCAAAAGTAAGCTCCATGGTTTTATACCTCCTGTTAAGATGGGCCCTTTGCCTTGGGCCGCAAAGCAACTACAGTGAAGCTCATCTGCATAAATAGCCAAAAGGCCATGATAAGCATAGGAACAAAGCCATACATACAATGCATGGCAAACAAGATGGCCATCACGATGCCATCGAAAAGAATGGAAAGGTGCATGTGTTCTGACTGGAACAACAGGGAGATGAGCATCTTCCCATCTTCCATTGCTCCGAAGACATTGCAGCCGGCAAAGAATACCCAGCAAATGAAACCCAATACGCCGATCTCCATGGTTAAGCCTCCTTTACGAACGAACCGTATCTTGACGGCACAGATAATTTCTTGTCTTTCACTATTATTATATGCACTTCTCCGTTTTAATATTTCCGGAGGACTCACGGACCAAACATCGGCTCCGATAGGAGCCAGCCCGCGGAAGAGGCCACCTGTAAAAGCAACTCTTCATGCATTTTTCTCCGGTAAGAAAGATGCCATCATGGAACCGAACAAATCGGCCCAAAACAACAGCACAATCCGTAGGAATCGGCCATGCATATAATATGCAGACGATTTGCATAGAATAGAGATAAGAAAGGAGGCGTTTGGATTGAGTGACCTCAAATTCAGCTTGGATGCAGAAGATACATCCTTACTTGCCCAATATGCCATTGGGGCTTCCTTGAGCTCGGAAGTCCGTGTTGTCCGCAACATTTACCGGAACAACGAGAATGGTTACAGTATCTACGATGCAGAGGATACTAGCTACCGGCTGCTGAAGCTCAGCGGCTATTTCCCAACGCCCCTGCGCCTAGATGGGTACTACAGGGTCCGTGGGATCATCAAGAAAGGCAAATATGGCCGCACCCTGCAGGTGGATGACTACAAGAGTGCGTTGCCGGAGGATCAAGATTCGGTCATCACGGTCCTGCGCACTCTCCCTGGCCTGGATACCCGGGCGCCGGATATCTACCGAGCATTGGGACCTCAAGCTCTTGGACTAATCATGGACTCGCCCGAGATAGTCGCCAAGAAGATCCCGGGAGTCGGTGTAAGTACGGCCATCCGCTGGCAGCAGGCGCTGAAAGGTTTCCGGGAGGACGATGTGGTGCTGAAGACGCTTCAGGAATACCAGATCCCTGCCTCCGACGCCAGCCGGTTGTTGGAGAAATACCCGGATATCATCCAGCGGCTGAAGACGAGCCCCTACTTCTTGGCTGATGAGATCAATGGATTTGGCTTCCTCAAGTGTGATAAGATTGCCCTGGAGAATGGTTACCCGCCCGATGGCCTGGAGCGGTTGGAGCAGGCGATGCTCTATGTCTTGCAGCAAGACTGCTGGAGATATGGCAACTGCTATATGCAAAGCAAGCTGTTCTCTGAGCAGGTGAGCCGGTTGGTCGATATTGAACTGGACTATAAATCGGCTATGGCAATTGTCCGAGGTGAAGCAGAGCCACCGCCTGGCGTTGACAAGCAGGCGCTCGCCAATGCCTTGGCTTCCAGGCGAGTCCACGCGGGACACGGGTTCCGGTTTCCAGTGTCCAAAATCCCCAGCAGCGCCCTGAAGATGGCCCTAGGCGCCCTGCGTAGTTCCAGCCGTATCATTGTGGATGAGGATCGGGTCTACTTGGGGTATCTCCACCAGGCCGAGTCAATGACAGCCCGTTGCCTGCGAACGATGGCCGCATCTGAATATGGGAATTTCCCGGATGCGGAGGAGGTTCTGAATCAGGTTTGCGTAGCGGACGGCATCATTCTGGAGGAAAAACAGCGGGAAGCTGTTCTCCGGGCCTGCGCCCACCGGGGTGGAGTTCTGGTGCTGAATGGCCGCGCCGGCTGTGGTAAAACATTTGCCTTGAATATCATTATAAAAGTCCTGCGTGAGCTTTACAAGCGGCAAGGACTGTCTTTTGAGGCTCAGGTCATGGCTCCTACCGGACAGGCTGCACAGGTGGCCCACAAGGCCACAGGGTTGCCTACCAGTACCATCCACCGAGCCCTGCATATCGTTGTTGACAAAAACATGGAGACTGACACGCTGATCACCTGTGACTGTGTGGTTATCGACGAGTTCTCCATGGTCGGTATCAATTTGGCATCCATTTTACTCTCTTCTATTGCCGGCGGCACCAAGACGATTATTATGGGCGACTTCCACCAGCTGCCCAGTATTGACCCTGGCAATGTACTCAAGGACATCATTGAGTCGGGGACCATCCCAGTGGTCACCCTGAATGTGGTCAAGCGTCAAGGAGCTGGCTCCGGCGTCCTTTATAACGCCAACGCAATCCTGGATGGCAACCCCATCAAATCTATGAAGGTCAATGATAAGGGCGTCAAGGATAATGCTTATATTTTCAAGAGCGATGATCCGACGGCCGCCCGGAATGCCGTCGTCTCGATGGTAGCTGCCATGGGTAAACGCGGGTACCGCCTGCAGGACATCCAGGTTCTATGCCCACAGAAGCAGACTGATGTAGGTGTATATGCTCTGAACTATGCCCTGCAGGCCGCGTTCAACCCGCCAGCTGAAAGCAAGGTTGAAGTCTTCAGCCAACGGGTGACCATTCACGATGAGAATGGCGAGCTGAAGACAGTGAGCCTGATGCTCCGGGAGGGTGACAAGGTTGTCAACACCGCCAACAACTATGAGATGAAGTTCTTTACCTGGCAGAAGGGAGTTGGCTTTTCCGAAGACTTCAGCCGCAAGGGCATCGTGAACGGGGAGATGGGCCGGGTGGCTAAGATCATGAAGGTAAAGGACGGAAAGACAGTAAGGCAGCGAGTCTATGTGCAGGTATCCAGCGGCCAGTTTGTGATGTATGAGGATAACTGGGACGATCTGACGCTGGCCTATGCTATGACCATCCACAGGGCGCAGGGCAGCCAGTGGCCCATCGTCATTGCGCCTATCATGTCCTGCAACCGCACGATGCTCAACCGGCAGATCCTGTACACACTCTACACCCGTGCGCAGGACTCGACCGTGTTGTATGGAACACAGGGCTCTATCCAATATGCTATCGACAATACTCATTCGGCCAAGCGGAACACCTGGCTTCAGGAGCGGCTCCGCAGGGCTTGAACGAAAAATTGACCCCACCTCCGATGGATATACTCCGGGAGGTGGGGTTCTTCTTTTGCCGTTTTGGGACTGGTAGTCCGAGTCTTTTCTAACGGAAAAGAGGCGGAGATCCTTTCTCCTGCCAGAGGATGTAACACGGGCCGGCCTCCGTTCTGGGGCCTATGTCGGGTCCGTGAGACCTGCTTCGCCGGTGGCTACGATGGCGCCATCGTCCGGCGTCAGGGTCTCAGCGGGCGGAGTAACGATCTGCGGCAGGGGAGGGAGCGGCTCGATCGTATCCACGGGGGCACCCAGTTCCGGGAATCCCTTCTGGACGAGGTCGTTGAGCCGGACCATGATGGTGGCGGCCTGAGCGCGGTTCATCAGCATGTCGCCGGCAAAGGTGCCTAGCTCATCAGTGCCGACGAGCAGCCCGGCAACCTTAGCGGCCGCAACGGCGCCCTGGTACCGCCGAGGGATTGACTCCCAGTCAGCCGTACTGCTGGCGGCGGCGCTCAGGTTGGGGGAGATGTTGGCACCGGTTGCCCTCATGGCATTGGCCAAGATCTGTGCCATCTCATAGCGGGATACCGGCTGACTCACAACCTCCTGGCTGTTATGCTGCGTGCGGATGTCGACGCCCACATACAGGCCCAGATCATTAGCGACCGTGCAGGCAGCCTTGAACCAGGGGTCGCCTTCAGCAGTCTCCACCGCCTCCAGCTTCTCAGCAAAGAAGGCCCGGGTGAGCATCTGGGACAGGGCAGCGTAGGTGACATTGTCGGCAGGGCCAAACAGACCGCCGCCATAGCCGGCGATCCAGCCATTGGACGCAGCCTGAGAGATGTAGCTGTGTGCCCAGTGGGTCTCTGGGACATCGTCAAATACGGGGGTGGTGGCCGCCAAGGCCGGAGTCGAGCAGCTCAGGAGAGTCACAATGGATATGAGACCGGCAGCCAGGGTTCTGGTTAGAGCTTTCACTAGAATTCCTCCTTGTCGAAGATGGATTACTGAACTATTTATATTATATGCAGATTGAAACGAACATATTTGTAAGAAAAATAAAACACAAGCCCTGGGGCGAACCCAGGGCTTTCCCAACTGGCTGTTAAGCCTCGACCTTTTCGAATGTGGCCACCGTGGCCAGGAAATCAGCCGTACTGAGACGGCTCTTGGATGCCGCGATGAGAAGGGGGAGGCTCCCCTCCAGGTACAGTTCAACGCAGGTATCGATCCGCGCCTTTTGCTCTGCTGCCCTGTGGACATCCTTTAGCAAATTTTCGAGTGTCATGACAACGCCTCCTGTTTGGAATTCTTCTATTTATATTATACCAAAGCCTGGGACTGGCGGCAACTGGAGCTGGCAATTTTCGGCAAACCTTTCCGATGGTTGGCGAAGTCTGGTTTCGGTGATTGGTGGCGGCGTACCCGCATAGAATGGGTTACTTCTGATTTGCATACTATGTTCTTAGACCCCAATTGCGGAGATAAACAAATCAGAAGTACATGCAATTTAGAAAAGGAGGAAACATATGCGAGTCAAATTCAAGACTCAGCAGGAACCGGGGACCCACCTGCACATCTGCAGGAACGGCACCAACTGGACCCTGCAGAGTGCGGGCGGAACCATCGAACAGGTTGTATTCAACGACCGTGGCCTTGGCCTCGATAAGTACCGTGTCATCGTCCAGGAGGATGGGCGTTCAGCCATGGTGATCCGCTTTGCGGACCTCCACCGGCACAGCGACTACTCTCTGATGGACGGCATGACCACTGTACCTGAGATGGTCAAGCATACTGAGTATGCTGGCGCTCTGACCGACCATGGCAATATGTACGGGTTCCTGGAGCACTACAAGGCCATGAAGAAGGCCGGTAAAAAGCCGATCCTCGGCTTTGAGGCCTATCAGGAGAGCCTGACCGGCGATCTGGATGGGGCACACCTAATCCTGCTGGCCAAGAACTTCAGGGGGTATCAAAATCTGCTGAAGTTGACTTCCGAGGCGTTCGACCACTTCTACCGTAAGCCCCATGTGACATGGGCAATGCTGGAGAAGTACCATGAGGGCGTCATCGCAACCTCTGCGTGTCTGGGCGGCATCAT
It encodes the following:
- a CDS encoding helicase RecD/TraA is translated as MSDLKFSLDAEDTSLLAQYAIGASLSSEVRVVRNIYRNNENGYSIYDAEDTSYRLLKLSGYFPTPLRLDGYYRVRGIIKKGKYGRTLQVDDYKSALPEDQDSVITVLRTLPGLDTRAPDIYRALGPQALGLIMDSPEIVAKKIPGVGVSTAIRWQQALKGFREDDVVLKTLQEYQIPASDASRLLEKYPDIIQRLKTSPYFLADEINGFGFLKCDKIALENGYPPDGLERLEQAMLYVLQQDCWRYGNCYMQSKLFSEQVSRLVDIELDYKSAMAIVRGEAEPPPGVDKQALANALASRRVHAGHGFRFPVSKIPSSALKMALGALRSSSRIIVDEDRVYLGYLHQAESMTARCLRTMAASEYGNFPDAEEVLNQVCVADGIILEEKQREAVLRACAHRGGVLVLNGRAGCGKTFALNIIIKVLRELYKRQGLSFEAQVMAPTGQAAQVAHKATGLPTSTIHRALHIVVDKNMETDTLITCDCVVIDEFSMVGINLASILLSSIAGGTKTIIMGDFHQLPSIDPGNVLKDIIESGTIPVVTLNVVKRQGAGSGVLYNANAILDGNPIKSMKVNDKGVKDNAYIFKSDDPTAARNAVVSMVAAMGKRGYRLQDIQVLCPQKQTDVGVYALNYALQAAFNPPAESKVEVFSQRVTIHDENGELKTVSLMLREGDKVVNTANNYEMKFFTWQKGVGFSEDFSRKGIVNGEMGRVAKIMKVKDGKTVRQRVYVQVSSGQFVMYEDNWDDLTLAYAMTIHRAQGSQWPIVIAPIMSCNRTMLNRQILYTLYTRAQDSTVLYGTQGSIQYAIDNTHSAKRNTWLQERLRRA